One part of the Candidatus Borreliella tachyglossi genome encodes these proteins:
- the prmC gene encoding peptide chain release factor N(5)-glutamine methyltransferase has protein sequence MTIAETIRDSKQYNLSTLEILLLLEKILKTRKELILANTDKNLTKKAEYEFLNQINHIKSGIPLHYILELKEFMGIKFYINKHVLIPRADTECLVEEALIQIKKNNLNKILDLCCGSGCIGLSIAHYLQKKVILSDISTKALKVALKNTKRLKLENCIEILHSDLLKYINKEFDLIITNPPYLTKNELKKKEKLEREPRIALLGFGKDGLEIPKKIIKQAKHKLTQNGLLIIELAPWQTKLLKKFAIQEGFSYLRTLYDIEKRERALMLRTNNDTSL, from the coding sequence ATGACAATAGCCGAAACAATAAGGGACTCAAAGCAATACAACTTAAGCACTCTTGAGATCTTATTACTTCTTGAAAAAATCTTAAAGACTCGGAAAGAACTAATTCTTGCAAATACAGATAAAAATTTAACAAAAAAAGCAGAATATGAATTCTTGAATCAAATCAATCATATAAAATCAGGCATCCCCTTACATTATATACTTGAATTAAAAGAATTTATGGGGATTAAATTTTACATAAACAAACATGTACTAATTCCTAGAGCAGATACAGAATGTTTAGTAGAAGAAGCTTTAATTCAAATCAAAAAGAATAACTTAAATAAAATACTAGATTTATGCTGCGGAAGCGGCTGTATCGGTTTATCAATTGCACATTACCTACAGAAAAAAGTAATACTATCAGATATCTCTACTAAAGCTTTAAAAGTAGCATTAAAAAACACAAAAAGACTAAAATTAGAAAATTGTATAGAAATACTACATTCAGATCTGTTAAAATATATCAATAAAGAGTTTGATCTAATAATTACCAATCCTCCTTACTTAACTAAAAATGAACTGAAAAAGAAGGAAAAACTAGAAAGAGAACCTAGAATAGCTCTTTTAGGGTTCGGGAAAGATGGGCTTGAAATTCCAAAGAAAATAATAAAACAGGCAAAACACAAGCTCACCCAGAATGGACTCTTAATAATAGAATTAGCCCCTTGGCAAACAAAACTTCTAAAAAAGTTCGCAATCCAGGAAGGTTTTTCATATTTGAGAACTCTATATGATATTGAAAAAAGAGAGAGAGCATTAATGCTGAGGACAAATAATGATACAAGCCTATGA
- a CDS encoding RelA/SpoT family protein yields MIQAYEIAYLIKINDLEKVKAIFSNIINNTYKDEIQKKLIFKALEISEQLHYGQYRESGEPYVIHPILVALLLAKFQLDFKTTIAGLLHDVLEDTSVEKTEIIKEFDEEVLSLIDGVTKIHDLHNKTRTIKEANTISKMFFAMTHDIRIILIKLTDKLHNMSTLTHLPKNRRERIAKDCLATYVPIAERLGISSLKTYLEDLSFKYLYPKEYKEIKIFLAETKIEREKKLYKGKLIIEKELKQIGIDAKISVRSKHFYSIFRKMKTRTNKLSQIFDTLGIRIICKQQKECYEILEIVHKVWKPIPGRLKDYIAIPKENKYQSIHTTVRIPEDNQLIEIQIRTEEMDKIARYGVAAHWIYKEQVELRADDLSFINRIKKWQQESFNKNQYSMNDIHKELLNTFIYVYTPEGEIIELPFGSNAIDFAYTIHTDIGDQALYAQINGKISALTKPLKNEQIVEIFTSTEAKPDVIWLHSVRTKKARSRIRSWLNKNDDTIFVDNNIIAYLIGEHKEQKRIFRLFKSLTKSQIKRITIASDCNPSTGEAIVGIIQKDEIVVHKDNCQDTLYYRKSHFIEVEWEATPTRKIYHIVIFLKNLKSLFYYLDNLFTYFDARLISEKIEDCGNGHGIINIIISSNAKNVSMILSALKENPNILQIMQIEEDIKNYDL; encoded by the coding sequence ATGATACAAGCCTATGAGATTGCATACCTAATCAAAATAAATGATCTTGAGAAGGTAAAAGCCATTTTCAGCAACATCATCAACAATACTTATAAAGATGAAATTCAAAAAAAATTAATATTTAAAGCTCTGGAAATCTCAGAACAACTACATTACGGTCAATATAGAGAAAGTGGCGAACCATATGTAATCCATCCAATATTGGTTGCATTACTCTTAGCAAAATTCCAACTAGATTTTAAGACAACAATAGCTGGCTTACTGCACGATGTACTTGAGGACACAAGCGTTGAAAAGACAGAAATAATTAAAGAATTTGATGAGGAGGTTTTAAGCCTAATTGATGGTGTAACAAAAATTCATGATCTACATAATAAAACAAGAACAATCAAAGAAGCAAATACTATTTCAAAAATGTTTTTTGCAATGACTCACGATATTAGAATAATACTCATCAAGCTTACTGACAAATTACACAACATGTCAACCCTTACCCACTTGCCTAAAAACAGGAGAGAGAGAATCGCAAAAGATTGTCTTGCCACTTATGTCCCAATTGCGGAGCGACTTGGTATTTCGTCCCTTAAAACATACCTTGAAGACTTATCATTTAAATATCTTTATCCAAAAGAATATAAAGAAATAAAAATTTTTCTAGCTGAGACAAAAATAGAAAGAGAAAAAAAATTATATAAGGGAAAATTGATAATAGAGAAGGAGCTTAAACAAATTGGGATTGACGCTAAGATCAGCGTAAGATCAAAACATTTCTACTCAATCTTTAGAAAAATGAAAACAAGAACTAATAAGCTCTCACAAATCTTTGATACCTTGGGGATAAGAATAATTTGCAAACAACAAAAAGAATGCTATGAAATACTAGAAATTGTACACAAGGTTTGGAAGCCAATACCTGGAAGACTAAAAGACTACATAGCAATCCCTAAAGAAAACAAATATCAATCTATACATACTACTGTAAGAATACCTGAAGATAACCAATTAATCGAGATACAAATTAGAACAGAAGAAATGGACAAAATTGCCAGATATGGTGTTGCTGCTCACTGGATCTATAAAGAACAAGTTGAATTAAGAGCTGATGATCTCTCATTTATTAATCGAATAAAAAAATGGCAACAAGAATCATTCAATAAAAATCAATATTCAATGAATGACATACACAAAGAACTCTTGAATACATTCATATATGTCTATACCCCAGAGGGTGAAATAATAGAGCTCCCATTTGGCTCAAATGCAATTGACTTCGCATATACAATACATACAGATATTGGCGATCAAGCACTTTATGCACAAATTAATGGAAAGATTAGTGCACTCACAAAACCTTTAAAAAACGAACAAATTGTTGAAATATTTACCTCAACAGAGGCAAAACCTGATGTAATTTGGCTACACAGCGTTAGGACAAAAAAAGCACGCTCAAGAATTCGATCTTGGCTTAATAAAAACGACGATACCATATTTGTAGATAATAATATAATTGCATATCTTATTGGAGAGCATAAAGAGCAAAAAAGAATCTTCCGCCTTTTTAAATCTTTAACAAAATCTCAAATAAAAAGAATCACAATAGCCTCTGACTGCAATCCATCAACAGGGGAAGCCATTGTTGGCATAATACAAAAAGATGAAATAGTAGTTCATAAAGATAATTGCCAAGATACACTTTACTACAGGAAAAGCCATTTTATTGAGGTAGAATGGGAAGCAACACCAACAAGGAAAATATATCATATTGTAATATTCTTAAAAAATCTAAAAAGTCTTTTTTATTACCTAGACAATCTTTTTACATACTTTGATGCAAGACTTATTAGTGAGAAAATAGAAGACTGCGGAAATGGACATGGAATAATCAATATAATTATCTCATCGAATGCAAAAAATGTATCAATGATACTCTCAGCCCTTAAAGAAAACCCTAACATACTCCAGATAATGCAAATAGAAGAAGACATTAAAAATTATGATCTTTAA
- a CDS encoding D-alanine--D-alanine ligase — MKKNLMLVFGGVSFEHEISCKSAYGVYLALMKLDKYKVFSCFIDKNTGIWYLLDFVPDDPKLIKRDSSSIISLIPGGGIFVNDRDLKIDVVFPIVHGRTGEDGSIQGLLKIMDIPCVGSGILGSAISSNKYFCKLLLKSFNMPVVPFIGFRKYEYLLDKDGVKRQLKDSLGYPLIVKPAILGSSIGISIVHNESQIERSIEEAFKYDLTVIVEKFIKVREIECSVVGNDQIKIFTPGEIVIQDFIFYDYDAKYSTIPGNSIIFNIPAQLDTKYLLDIKEYAFLTYKYLELRGMARIDFFVEKDTDLIYINEINTIPGFTDISMFSKMCEHDGLDYEFLVDKLIILAFQSYEKRKKRIDFEQLGG, encoded by the coding sequence ATGAAGAAAAATCTTATGTTAGTATTTGGTGGGGTTTCCTTTGAACATGAAATTTCTTGCAAATCTGCTTATGGGGTTTATTTAGCTCTTATGAAGCTAGATAAATATAAAGTGTTTTCATGTTTTATCGATAAGAATACTGGAATTTGGTATTTACTAGACTTTGTTCCTGATGATCCTAAATTAATTAAGAGAGATAGTTCTTCTATTATTAGTTTAATTCCTGGTGGTGGAATATTTGTAAATGATAGAGATCTTAAAATTGATGTTGTATTTCCAATTGTTCATGGGAGAACAGGTGAAGATGGTTCTATTCAAGGTCTTTTAAAAATAATGGATATTCCTTGTGTTGGGTCTGGTATTTTAGGGAGCGCTATTTCTAGTAATAAGTATTTTTGCAAGCTTTTGCTTAAAAGTTTCAATATGCCTGTAGTTCCCTTTATTGGATTTAGAAAATATGAGTATCTTTTAGATAAAGATGGAGTTAAAAGGCAATTAAAGGATAGCCTAGGGTATCCTTTAATTGTTAAGCCGGCTATATTGGGATCTTCAATTGGAATAAGTATTGTACATAACGAAAGTCAGATTGAAAGGAGTATTGAAGAAGCCTTTAAATATGATTTAACGGTTATTGTAGAAAAGTTCATTAAAGTAAGAGAAATTGAATGTTCTGTTGTTGGAAATGATCAGATTAAAATATTTACGCCAGGTGAGATTGTTATACAGGATTTTATATTTTATGATTATGATGCTAAGTATTCTACTATTCCTGGAAATTCTATTATTTTTAATATTCCTGCTCAACTTGATACAAAGTATTTGCTAGACATTAAAGAATATGCATTCTTGACTTATAAGTATTTAGAACTTAGGGGAATGGCAAGAATTGATTTTTTTGTTGAAAAAGATACTGATTTAATTTATATCAATGAGATAAATACGATTCCAGGATTTACAGATATTTCTATGTTTTCTAAGATGTGCGAACATGATGGTCTTGACTATGAATTTTTAGTTGATAAGTTAATAATTTTAGCTTTCCAAAGCTATGAAAAAAGAAAAAAAAGAATTGATTTTGAACAGTTGGGAGGCTAG
- a CDS encoding UDP-N-acetylmuramoyl-L-alanyl-D-glutamate--2,6-diaminopimelate ligase, with product MNRKKLSNILFKLDKSIVKEIRGSCDVEILGLAYDSRCILSSFVFFALPGLHFEGQRFIKSAIQKGSNVIIHTDNLDFYDPNVTYIKVDACNIRRFMSNFSNIFYNKPSEKIKIIGVTGTDGKSSVCFYIYTLLKSVGGVKVGFISTVFFDDGSGNLIKNPYRQSTPESTEIHLLLSKMVDNNVQYAIVESTSHGLDARTARLIDLRYYVAVLTNISHEHLEFHGTVQNYLDAKLNLFYSTDANNGFGVINIDDKNSSVFLHAIDRAYTYSLKDKSADFFVSKINEQTAHTEFEFYYRGIKYYAKVNLTGSFNVENVMAALIVVSQMTSIGIRELIDKFVDIESLYGRMQDINFGQNFSIIIDYAHTPGSFRKLFPMFRRLSRNRLIAVFGSAGERDVSKRRWQGEIANRYSDIIILCDEDPRGEDSMQIIKDIAEGISGKTLNEDLFFIPDRKSAIEKAINIAHSDDLVVTLGKGHESSIIYKDRSIFWDEKAVLEDIILSLKNRS from the coding sequence ATGAATAGGAAAAAACTTAGTAATATTTTGTTTAAGTTAGATAAGAGTATAGTAAAGGAAATTAGAGGATCTTGTGATGTAGAAATATTGGGACTTGCATATGATTCACGATGTATTTTATCTAGTTTTGTATTTTTTGCTCTTCCGGGACTCCATTTTGAGGGTCAAAGATTTATTAAGTCAGCAATTCAGAAGGGTAGCAATGTGATTATTCATACTGATAATCTTGATTTTTATGATCCTAATGTGACATATATTAAAGTTGATGCTTGTAACATAAGAAGATTCATGTCAAATTTTTCTAATATTTTTTATAATAAGCCTTCAGAAAAGATTAAGATTATTGGAGTTACAGGAACTGACGGTAAGAGTTCTGTTTGTTTCTATATCTATACCCTTTTAAAATCTGTGGGTGGTGTTAAGGTTGGCTTTATTTCTACTGTGTTCTTTGACGATGGTAGCGGGAATCTAATTAAAAATCCGTACAGGCAGTCAACTCCAGAATCAACAGAAATTCACTTATTGCTTAGTAAAATGGTAGATAATAATGTTCAGTATGCTATTGTTGAATCAACATCTCATGGTCTTGATGCTAGAACAGCAAGACTCATTGATCTTAGATACTATGTTGCTGTTTTAACTAATATTAGTCATGAGCATCTTGAATTTCATGGTACGGTTCAAAATTACTTGGATGCTAAACTTAACCTCTTCTATTCAACTGATGCTAATAATGGTTTTGGTGTTATTAATATTGATGACAAGAATTCTTCTGTCTTTTTACATGCTATTGATAGAGCTTATACATATAGTTTAAAGGATAAAAGTGCCGATTTTTTTGTAAGTAAGATTAATGAACAAACGGCTCATACTGAGTTTGAATTTTATTATAGGGGTATTAAATATTATGCTAAAGTTAATTTGACTGGTAGTTTTAATGTTGAAAATGTTATGGCGGCTTTAATTGTTGTTAGTCAAATGACGAGCATTGGTATTAGAGAACTTATTGATAAGTTTGTGGATATTGAAAGTCTTTACGGGCGAATGCAAGATATTAATTTTGGTCAGAATTTTTCGATCATAATTGATTATGCTCACACACCTGGGTCTTTTCGTAAGCTTTTTCCTATGTTTAGGCGACTTTCAAGGAATAGGTTAATTGCTGTTTTTGGGTCTGCTGGAGAAAGAGATGTTTCTAAGAGAAGATGGCAAGGAGAGATTGCGAATAGGTATTCAGATATAATAATACTTTGTGATGAGGATCCAAGAGGTGAGGATAGCATGCAAATAATTAAAGACATTGCAGAAGGAATTTCAGGAAAAACATTAAATGAAGATCTATTTTTCATTCCTGATAGGAAGAGTGCGATTGAAAAAGCAATAAATATTGCACACTCTGATGATTTGGTGGTTACTCTTGGAAAGGGGCATGAAAGTTCAATAATATATAAAGATAGAAGTATTTTTTGGGATGAAAAAGCTGTCCTTGAAGATATTATTTTAAGCTTAAAAAATAGGAGTTAA
- a CDS encoding hemolysin family protein has product MLELIIIAIFIILSAIFSASETAYTSLSLIQLQDIKKKGKLGVVVYHLSQNPSKLVTTILIGNNIANIAASALTTKFVLDKYGNNALALSTGIVTIVVLIFAEIFPKQIAILNNESIALSTSILLKTLTIIFTPVIYVINGIVRILLSLSKIKTSQKMTKDSIRNMLSLAENLGILENDDRIFMQKMLNIGEVRASEVMTHRTEVFSLSSTSKLKDKIKLIKKEGYSRIPVYKGQNREQIIGILIAKDLIEINRKELDKSIIKFVKPAVFVQQNKRIKDILDIMRQRQKIMAIVIDEYGGFSGILTIEDIIEKIFGAIFDEYDLEEEKQFIIKKDENTYLILGETTFDEIEETVGIKIQHEDYINTIGGYIMDLLDKIPKGGEQVNTEHGEYLIEEVQNHKIRKITFKKLEKE; this is encoded by the coding sequence ATGTTAGAGTTAATAATAATAGCAATATTTATAATACTCTCAGCAATTTTTTCCGCATCAGAGACAGCTTATACTTCATTAAGCTTAATTCAACTTCAAGATATAAAGAAAAAAGGAAAACTTGGAGTAGTTGTATACCACTTATCCCAAAATCCATCAAAACTTGTCACAACCATTCTTATTGGAAACAATATCGCTAATATAGCAGCCAGTGCCCTTACAACAAAATTTGTTCTTGATAAATACGGAAACAATGCACTTGCTTTATCAACGGGAATCGTAACAATAGTAGTACTTATATTTGCTGAGATATTTCCTAAGCAAATAGCAATTCTAAATAATGAAAGCATAGCTTTATCAACTTCAATATTACTAAAGACATTGACAATCATATTTACACCCGTAATATATGTTATTAATGGAATAGTTAGAATTCTACTAAGTTTATCTAAAATAAAAACAAGTCAAAAAATGACCAAAGACAGCATAAGAAATATGTTATCTTTGGCTGAAAATTTAGGAATCTTAGAAAACGATGACAGAATATTCATGCAAAAAATGTTAAATATAGGCGAGGTTAGAGCATCTGAAGTTATGACTCACCGGACAGAAGTATTCTCACTCTCAAGCACATCAAAGCTAAAAGATAAAATTAAATTAATTAAAAAAGAAGGATACTCCAGAATTCCTGTATACAAGGGTCAAAACCGAGAACAAATAATAGGAATTTTAATAGCTAAAGACCTAATTGAAATAAACAGAAAAGAACTTGATAAAAGCATTATTAAATTTGTAAAACCCGCTGTTTTTGTACAGCAAAACAAAAGGATAAAAGATATACTAGACATTATGAGACAAAGGCAAAAAATAATGGCTATTGTTATTGACGAGTACGGAGGATTTTCAGGCATACTTACAATAGAAGATATAATAGAGAAAATCTTTGGCGCAATATTTGATGAATATGACTTAGAAGAAGAAAAGCAATTTATTATTAAAAAAGATGAAAATACGTATCTAATACTCGGAGAAACCACATTTGATGAGATTGAAGAAACAGTTGGAATAAAAATTCAACACGAAGATTACATAAATACAATTGGAGGATACATAATGGATTTACTTGATAAAATACCCAAAGGTGGTGAACAAGTTAACACAGAACATGGCGAATATTTAATAGAGGAAGTTCAGAATCACAAAATAAGAAAAATAACCTTTAAAAAGCTTGAAAAGGAGTAA